Proteins encoded by one window of Xylella fastidiosa:
- a CDS encoding pilin, whose amino-acid sequence MKKQQGFTLIELMIVIAIIAILAAIALPMYQNYVARSQVAAALAEITPGRTQAEIRMADGQASNTPNAIGLRSPTTRCSLVVVDITTTGGAIVCTMIGNGQVNNQTITLTRIADNNAGQGGVNTGGNWTCTTTAPAALTPAGCTGT is encoded by the coding sequence ATGAAAAAGCAACAAGGCTTCACTTTGATCGAGCTGATGATCGTCATTGCGATCATCGCCATCCTGGCAGCGATCGCTCTGCCCATGTACCAAAATTATGTCGCCAGGTCTCAAGTCGCAGCGGCACTAGCCGAGATCACACCGGGCCGAACACAAGCCGAAATCCGTATGGCTGATGGACAGGCTTCAAACACTCCTAACGCTATTGGACTACGCAGCCCGACCACTCGTTGCAGCCTCGTTGTGGTGGACATCACAACTACTGGCGGCGCAATCGTATGTACGATGATTGGTAATGGTCAGGTCAACAATCAAACTATCACCTTGACCCGCATCGCTGATAACAACGCAGGCCAAGGTGGCGTCAATACTGGGGGGAACTGGACCTGCACCACAACCGCGCCTGCAGCGTTAACTCCAGCAGGCTGCACTGGAACTTAA